From a single Pseudobutyrivibrio xylanivorans genomic region:
- a CDS encoding glycosyltransferase family 87 protein, which yields MIDKNLIKKNYRLVLLGVFISAFILCEWIASGTFHFGDSETIIAQYKDGNSVYAYGYEVTGQEYYRKDSFAYIVLPSIENVDRITVTVDNLGNNNLAIKLFYSDGADYEYEYLRNIDGKISINLPTETTRVKIRFEGNLNKSIIIEDITLFRQTTSFNCKFVLTLGVIFTIIFILIVLFLRLLEVHMCDTTVEMFLKFLIVGEVIFWLLMFLSNGYYWGTYFFPNRTDCFMDHFNMLALLNNKDPYYLKASYPAICFLLLKILHLFMPLDIQQIEPGLELRNNSIAMFLFVLTALIVLYILATLFEKILCNYGEKKYILAILLSGPIMFAFQRGNIILLTLVFLLVYYLYFDSEEKKKRYIAYIALAFAASIKVYPALFGIMTLKKKRYKETIHLAIIGFLLFIIPFFAFDGIETFKEFLNGLSAAGTVMTSQGVGQNLSLENLRLLLNLLMGTNISSSNLFLVCITVVLLLTAYFCEKKWEALFLIATACVWYPAFSFTYVLVLYYPAIFAALKNTDEIRKNELIMLGTMMLPLGLPYMSWVDSRVITDNLQMPMAASTVLLYFIIISIVFRITLRLLLNRVIRINLEKLYFKIDVCVLALIFCAIVCISSFNLNRTYSNEYKFSGNGTEHKPYEIGSIEDFLYLVDATNSGETFSNAYFVQTANIVFDGVTSINPIGWTQRRAKFSGYYDGQGYSLINYYSMSDDDENMGVFGELDGVVCNLNVLNCSISGESVGSFAYKVSENGTILNCYVNGVLSGYRTGSFAAYNFGRIENSVAFVNLDSKKKHDIAAMEAKSIVINSYDSNNHTLNKLDASSLSKLNLHVDNNNKTLGVKNDLCYWVGDEKYFVKVSANK from the coding sequence TTGATAGATAAAAATTTAATAAAAAAAAATTATAGACTAGTATTATTAGGGGTTTTTATATCAGCATTTATTCTTTGCGAATGGATTGCTTCAGGTACATTTCATTTCGGCGATAGTGAAACTATTATTGCTCAATATAAAGACGGAAATTCAGTTTATGCGTATGGATATGAGGTGACTGGACAAGAATACTATCGAAAGGATTCCTTTGCGTATATAGTTTTACCGAGTATAGAGAATGTAGATAGGATTACAGTTACAGTTGATAATCTGGGAAATAATAATCTAGCGATTAAATTATTTTATTCAGATGGAGCTGATTATGAATATGAATATCTGAGAAATATAGACGGCAAAATAAGTATAAATCTTCCTACAGAAACTACGCGTGTAAAAATACGATTTGAGGGTAATTTAAACAAATCTATAATAATTGAAGATATAACTTTGTTTAGGCAGACTACAAGTTTTAATTGTAAATTTGTGCTGACGTTAGGTGTTATATTTACCATTATATTTATATTAATAGTCTTATTTTTGAGATTATTAGAAGTTCATATGTGTGATACTACTGTTGAAATGTTTCTAAAATTTTTAATAGTGGGTGAAGTGATTTTCTGGCTGTTGATGTTTTTATCAAATGGCTATTATTGGGGAACATATTTCTTTCCCAATAGAACAGATTGTTTTATGGATCATTTTAATATGCTTGCTTTGCTTAATAATAAAGATCCTTATTATTTAAAAGCGAGTTATCCAGCTATATGTTTTTTATTACTAAAAATATTGCACTTATTTATGCCATTAGACATACAGCAAATTGAACCAGGCTTAGAATTGAGAAATAATAGTATCGCGATGTTTCTATTTGTATTGACAGCGCTAATTGTCTTGTATATTTTAGCTACATTATTTGAAAAAATTCTTTGTAATTACGGTGAAAAAAAATACATATTGGCTATTTTGTTATCTGGTCCTATTATGTTTGCTTTTCAGAGAGGAAATATAATATTACTGACATTAGTATTTTTATTGGTATATTATTTATATTTTGATTCTGAGGAAAAGAAGAAAAGATACATTGCATATATAGCGTTAGCATTTGCCGCAAGTATAAAAGTATATCCGGCTTTGTTCGGGATTATGACATTAAAGAAAAAAAGGTATAAAGAGACAATACATTTGGCTATTATAGGTTTTTTATTGTTTATAATTCCTTTTTTTGCATTTGATGGAATAGAGACGTTCAAGGAGTTTCTAAATGGATTAAGCGCTGCAGGTACAGTTATGACTAGTCAAGGTGTGGGACAAAATTTAAGTCTTGAGAATCTTAGACTTTTGCTTAATTTATTAATGGGAACGAACATTTCATCATCGAACTTGTTTTTGGTATGTATCACAGTAGTGTTGCTGTTAACAGCTTATTTTTGTGAAAAAAAATGGGAGGCATTATTCTTAATCGCTACTGCATGTGTGTGGTATCCAGCTTTTTCATTTACATATGTTTTAGTACTTTATTACCCAGCTATATTTGCTGCACTAAAAAATACTGATGAAATAAGAAAAAATGAGCTCATTATGTTGGGAACCATGATGTTACCATTGGGTTTACCATATATGAGTTGGGTTGATAGCCGTGTTATTACAGATAATCTACAAATGCCGATGGCAGCTTCTACTGTACTATTGTATTTTATTATTATTTCAATAGTTTTTAGAATAACTTTGAGATTATTATTGAATAGAGTTATTAGAATCAATCTTGAAAAATTATATTTTAAAATTGATGTTTGTGTGCTTGCACTTATATTTTGTGCAATTGTCTGTATCTCGAGTTTTAACCTTAATAGAACTTATAGCAATGAATATAAATTTAGTGGGAATGGGACTGAACATAAACCATATGAAATAGGTAGTATCGAGGATTTTTTATATCTTGTAGATGCAACTAATTCAGGAGAAACTTTTTCTAATGCTTATTTTGTCCAAACGGCAAACATAGTTTTTGATGGTGTTACATCGATTAATCCAATTGGGTGGACACAAAGAAGAGCTAAGTTTTCTGGCTACTATGATGGACAGGGCTATTCTTTGATTAACTATTATTCAATGTCTGATGATGATGAGAATATGGGAGTTTTTGGTGAATTAGATGGAGTAGTGTGCAATCTTAATGTTTTGAACTGTTCTATTTCAGGTGAGTCCGTTGGAAGCTTTGCATACAAAGTTTCAGAGAATGGAACGATACTTAATTGCTATGTTAATGGTGTGCTTAGTGGATACCGAACTGGCTCTTTTGCAGCATATAATTTTGGTAGAATTGAAAATAGTGTGGCTTTTGTCAATCTTGATTCCAAAAAAAAGCATGATATTGCGGCAATGGAAGCTAAAAGTATTGTTATAAATTCATACGATAGTAATAATCATACTTTAAACAAGCTTGATGCTAGTTCGCTATCAAAGCTTAATTTACATGTTGATAATAATAATAAAACGCTTGGTGTTAAGAATGATTTATGCTATTGGGTGGGTGATGAAAAATATTTTGTAAAGGTGTCAGCTAATAAATAA
- a CDS encoding acyltransferase family protein — protein sequence MKRAGNIEFLRFVFAIAIVAHHAMLEGYMAMWGGFLSVEFFYILTGAFIAKSCKKECEHEYTEDIHSTVKKTYSYLYKRILAIFPELIISTFIGLLFFVLIGVVDIHSYNYFRHVLNDFLFLQSFGMPVASVSGIVWYLSSMFIGISIIYPFVRRHYTEYCKLIAPILSMLILGILIHTYGTLNVPAEYLFGIINTGNLRSIAFISLGCFVYEQAVSLNEKKLSKKKVIVFTLLEIVCYVLILLHMHLYTSDNSIFDEQAVILMVIGLTISLSDISIIGSLLKENRIAIWLGKYSGALFFGHFVWVQHPKELATLLKYTGNNQKIISIVVAFGVSFILMMLSLWIKSCSVYKNLIMKIST from the coding sequence GTGAAAAGAGCAGGCAATATCGAATTTTTGAGGTTTGTATTTGCGATTGCAATAGTAGCACATCATGCGATGCTTGAAGGTTATATGGCAATGTGGGGGGGATTTTTGAGTGTTGAGTTTTTTTACATACTTACCGGCGCATTTATAGCAAAGAGTTGTAAAAAAGAATGTGAGCATGAATACACAGAGGATATTCACAGCACTGTAAAAAAAACATATTCGTATTTATATAAGAGAATATTAGCAATATTCCCAGAATTGATTATCTCTACATTTATTGGACTACTATTTTTTGTTTTAATAGGAGTTGTTGATATTCATAGTTATAATTACTTTAGGCATGTATTAAATGATTTCCTTTTTTTACAAAGTTTTGGAATGCCAGTAGCCAGTGTTTCTGGCATAGTATGGTATTTGTCTTCAATGTTTATTGGTATATCTATAATATATCCATTTGTCAGAAGACACTATACAGAGTATTGTAAATTGATAGCTCCGATTTTGTCTATGTTAATACTAGGTATACTCATACATACTTATGGAACTCTTAACGTGCCAGCGGAGTATTTATTTGGAATAATTAATACGGGTAATCTAAGAAGTATAGCTTTTATTTCGTTGGGATGTTTTGTATATGAACAGGCGGTTTCATTAAATGAAAAAAAACTAAGTAAGAAGAAGGTAATAGTTTTTACCTTGTTGGAAATAGTTTGCTATGTATTGATTCTTTTGCATATGCACTTGTATACTTCAGATAATAGTATTTTTGATGAACAGGCTGTTATCTTGATGGTTATAGGTCTGACTATATCATTAAGCGATATTTCTATAATAGGATCATTGTTGAAAGAGAATAGAATAGCTATTTGGTTAGGTAAGTATAGCGGAGCGCTTTTTTTTGGTCATTTTGTCTGGGTGCAACATCCAAAGGAATTGGCAACACTTCTAAAGTATACAGGAAATAATCAGAAGATTATTAGTATAGTAGTTGCGTTTGGGGTTTCATTTATTCTTATGATGTTAAGCTTATGGATTAAAAGTTGTAGTGTATATAAAAATCTTATTATGAAGATTTCTACATAA
- a CDS encoding lipopolysaccharide biosynthesis protein, protein MDIIKKFLLRDDRITKDSYIWNMISNFLSAFQSVIILIVLTRVLSLEESGIFTIATANAILFLYIGKYGVRNYQVSDIKNGSNFCDYLIARYITVTTMCIASILYVLRFILDGEYTYHKAMIIMLMCIYKIPDAFEDVYYGEYQKKGRLDIASKCMTIRLLLAIVTMAVVVILTENLLLSLLVSNIISFVTMYILLRNTSQLFDLSGKVKCSGIKRILIQCFPLFLSGFFSQYIVNAPKYAIDLYLSDEIQACYGFIAMPVFVIGLFSSMIFHPIIHKMATYWSESNVDLFLKRFFFQVWIIIGISVLSILGAWVIGVPILSIMYNTDMREYKYYLIILLIGGCFLAMNNFFSVILTIQRQQFRILLGYSFVAAIAYITTGNIVQLYGINGATWMYVGLMVALTVIFLFCILIEFTKCKNKDLDC, encoded by the coding sequence ATGGACATAATAAAAAAATTCTTATTAAGAGATGATAGAATTACAAAGGATAGCTATATATGGAATATGATTTCGAATTTTCTATCGGCTTTTCAATCTGTAATTATATTAATTGTTCTTACAAGAGTTCTGTCGTTGGAGGAATCTGGAATATTTACAATTGCTACCGCAAACGCAATTTTATTCTTATATATTGGTAAATATGGCGTGAGAAATTATCAAGTATCAGATATTAAGAATGGCTCAAACTTTTGTGACTATTTGATTGCTAGATATATAACCGTTACTACCATGTGCATAGCTTCAATATTATATGTATTGAGGTTTATTTTAGATGGTGAATATACATATCACAAAGCGATGATAATTATGCTAATGTGCATATATAAAATTCCAGATGCATTTGAAGATGTATATTACGGAGAATATCAAAAAAAAGGTAGACTGGATATTGCCTCAAAATGTATGACCATAAGGTTGCTATTAGCAATAGTTACTATGGCAGTTGTAGTTATACTTACGGAGAATTTATTATTATCTTTGCTGGTTTCAAACATAATTTCATTTGTGACTATGTACATTTTATTGAGAAATACATCGCAATTATTTGATTTGAGTGGAAAAGTAAAATGTTCTGGAATAAAAAGAATACTAATACAATGTTTTCCATTATTTTTATCAGGTTTTTTTTCTCAGTATATTGTTAATGCACCAAAGTATGCCATAGATTTATACCTTTCAGATGAGATACAGGCTTGCTATGGATTCATAGCAATGCCAGTTTTTGTTATAGGTCTTTTTAGTAGTATGATTTTTCACCCGATTATTCATAAAATGGCTACCTATTGGAGCGAAAGCAATGTAGATTTATTTCTTAAAAGGTTTTTTTTTCAAGTGTGGATTATAATAGGTATCTCGGTATTATCGATACTTGGGGCATGGGTGATAGGTGTTCCTATTCTTTCTATAATGTATAATACAGATATGCGAGAATATAAATATTACCTCATTATTTTGTTAATAGGTGGATGTTTCCTGGCAATGAATAATTTTTTCTCGGTAATACTGACTATACAGAGGCAACAATTTAGAATATTGTTGGGATATAGCTTTGTGGCTGCAATAGCATATATAACTACAGGGAATATAGTTCAGTTATATGGCATCAATGGCGCAACATGGATGTATGTAGGCTTAATGGTTGCCTTGACTGTTATTTTTTTGTTTTGTATTTTGATTGAGTTTACTAAATGTAAAAATAAAGATTTAGATTGTTAA
- a CDS encoding polysaccharide pyruvyl transferase family protein, translating into MKYGRITYYDVNSELTEYTNIGDWCQTFAIDNLYEKLGVSKSDIIDINRSELPTYKGEKLLVVIQADCRQLDRRDFFPLSDDIVPVYLGIHRTEKKHILNSIDRFTEIIGCRDEATCIMFKSLGYNAFISGCLTLTLPKRPEIGDYTELYLVDVPHEINKYIPSAYAGHVHKVTHEIFNSKNPEDESRKIYDEYRRKARLVVTSRLHCLVPCLAMGIPVVLVRKYYDDRYGFVEKYVKPYLVEELSEINWDVEPVDVDEIKLLIMDVAKSMINKKVSSEGWHINDLSQEMKKLDIYYDKRKRVQYESPFMTKMYYRINRISPKLARFIRLKLLVRFTVIEK; encoded by the coding sequence GTGAAGTACGGCAGAATTACATATTATGATGTTAATAGCGAACTAACAGAGTACACGAATATAGGTGATTGGTGTCAAACATTTGCTATTGATAATCTATATGAGAAGCTTGGTGTTAGCAAATCGGATATCATTGATATCAATAGAAGTGAATTGCCAACGTATAAAGGGGAAAAACTACTCGTTGTAATTCAAGCAGACTGTAGGCAGCTGGATAGAAGAGATTTTTTTCCACTTTCTGATGATATTGTGCCGGTATATTTGGGAATTCATAGAACAGAAAAAAAACATATCTTAAATAGTATAGATAGATTTACTGAGATAATTGGCTGTCGAGATGAAGCTACATGTATTATGTTTAAATCTCTTGGATATAATGCATTTATTAGCGGGTGTTTAACACTTACGCTTCCTAAGAGACCGGAAATAGGCGATTATACGGAGTTGTATTTAGTTGATGTACCGCATGAAATTAATAAGTATATACCTTCTGCATATGCCGGGCACGTACATAAAGTGACCCATGAAATTTTTAATAGCAAGAATCCAGAAGATGAGTCTAGGAAAATATATGACGAATACAGAAGGAAAGCAAGATTGGTTGTAACAAGTCGACTACATTGTCTCGTGCCTTGTCTGGCCATGGGGATTCCTGTTGTTCTAGTAAGAAAATATTACGATGATAGATATGGGTTTGTAGAAAAATATGTTAAACCATATTTAGTAGAGGAACTATCGGAAATCAACTGGGATGTAGAGCCGGTTGATGTTGATGAAATAAAATTATTAATCATGGATGTAGCAAAAAGCATGATTAATAAAAAAGTATCCTCAGAAGGCTGGCATATAAATGATTTGAGTCAAGAGATGAAAAAGCTTGATATTTATTATGATAAAAGAAAACGAGTACAGTATGAGTCACCTTTTATGACAAAGATGTATTATAGAATTAATAGAATTAGTCCAAAACTAGCTAGATTTATCAGATTAAAACTTTTGGTAAGATTCACAGTAATAGAAAAATGA
- a CDS encoding HAD family hydrolase, which translates to MAKIAIFDFDGTIVNTITDVALSFNKALETHGFPTHPMEAFDGFVGGNLETVVSRMLPKDAISDENIDKVKFTYREIYGTSPKENTKPYDGIMGLLQDLKDAGWKLAINTNKGQKLVDDLTAELFPEGMFDSVVGYLESRPSKPDPYGVKMICEECGGDISDAIYIGDGMSDVNTAINAGIPCVFVTWGQGDFDGDFDDVVSVSCVEGLRNELLG; encoded by the coding sequence ATGGCTAAGATAGCAATTTTTGATTTTGACGGAACTATCGTAAATACGATAACGGATGTTGCGTTATCATTTAATAAGGCGTTGGAAACCCATGGGTTTCCAACCCATCCAATGGAAGCCTTTGATGGATTTGTAGGAGGCAATCTTGAAACAGTAGTTTCAAGGATGCTTCCTAAGGATGCCATCTCTGATGAGAATATTGACAAGGTTAAATTTACTTATAGAGAAATCTATGGTACCAGTCCTAAGGAAAATACAAAGCCTTATGATGGGATTATGGGGCTTCTTCAGGATTTAAAGGATGCTGGATGGAAATTAGCGATTAACACAAATAAAGGTCAGAAGCTTGTTGATGATTTGACAGCTGAACTTTTTCCAGAGGGAATGTTTGATTCTGTTGTTGGATATCTGGAGAGTAGACCTTCAAAGCCAGATCCATATGGTGTAAAAATGATATGCGAAGAATGTGGTGGAGATATCTCTGATGCCATTTACATTGGTGATGGCATGAGCGATGTTAATACAGCAATTAATGCTGGGATTCCATGTGTGTTTGTGACATGGGGTCAGGGGGATTTTGATGGGGATTTTGATGATGTTGTTTCTGTATCTTGTGTCGAGGGACTTAGGAATGAACTGCTAGGATAA
- a CDS encoding thiamine pyrophosphate-binding protein has protein sequence MRVVDYIADFLVEKGVTHNFMVTGGGAMQLDDALGHKAEIKNIFNHNEQGCSIAAEAYTRVTGKIASVCVTSGPGGTNAITGVMGGWLDSIPMFVLSGQVKRETTLWSVPELKLRQLGDQEFDIINSVSNMTKYAVMLTEPADIAYHLEKAWYLANTGRKGPVWLDIPLDVQGAKIDDLELRHFDAAAEGLELSLDTVSDAQLADIIEKIKSAKAPLIFAGYGVRLSDSSELLLELIKKLQIPVAVAWNSGDLVAYDNPFYAGSPSREGTRGSSFIVQNCDLLLVLGSRMNIRTITYNKHDFAKNAYKIMVDIDNEELKKPTFTPDMPINADVHEFIERMLKMDYEPQDSHKDWVKWCRTMVEKYPACLPEYHHDSKDELLNPYVFVDTLFDCMDAKDVMTLGNGSACVMPFAGAKIKQGQRMFTNSGCAAMGYGMPAALGAAIATEANNGRVVCVDGDGSLMMNLQELATIAYNKCNVKLFVLNNNGYHSIRQTQRNLFKPPLIGLDPSTGVGFPEFDKLADAFGFKYFEVNNEPDVRATIESALAAEGPVLVNVIVDPDQNFVPKLSSKVMPDGSIVSPSMDDMFPFLPRDEYESNRYLR, from the coding sequence ATGAGAGTAGTAGATTATATAGCTGACTTTTTAGTAGAAAAAGGTGTTACTCATAACTTTATGGTAACTGGTGGTGGCGCAATGCAGCTTGATGATGCATTGGGACACAAGGCAGAAATTAAAAATATTTTCAATCACAATGAGCAGGGATGTTCAATTGCAGCAGAGGCTTATACACGTGTAACTGGCAAGATTGCCAGCGTGTGCGTTACAAGTGGTCCTGGTGGAACTAATGCTATTACGGGTGTAATGGGTGGATGGCTTGACTCTATCCCTATGTTTGTTTTATCAGGTCAGGTTAAGAGAGAGACAACACTTTGGTCTGTACCAGAGCTTAAGCTTCGTCAGCTTGGAGACCAGGAGTTTGATATCATCAACTCTGTTTCAAATATGACAAAGTATGCTGTTATGCTTACAGAGCCTGCTGATATTGCATATCATTTAGAGAAGGCATGGTATTTAGCTAATACAGGACGTAAAGGACCAGTTTGGCTTGATATTCCTCTTGATGTGCAGGGTGCTAAGATTGATGATTTAGAGCTCAGACATTTTGATGCAGCAGCAGAAGGCTTAGAGTTATCATTAGACACAGTTTCTGATGCTCAGCTTGCAGATATTATTGAAAAGATTAAGTCGGCTAAGGCTCCTCTTATTTTTGCTGGATATGGTGTTAGATTATCAGATTCATCAGAGCTTTTATTAGAGCTTATTAAGAAGCTTCAGATTCCAGTGGCAGTAGCATGGAATTCAGGAGATTTAGTAGCTTATGATAATCCTTTCTATGCTGGTTCACCAAGTAGAGAAGGTACACGTGGCAGCAGCTTTATTGTTCAGAACTGTGATTTGCTTCTTGTACTTGGAAGCCGCATGAATATTAGAACTATCACATATAATAAGCATGACTTCGCAAAGAATGCTTACAAGATCATGGTTGATATTGATAATGAGGAGTTAAAGAAGCCAACATTTACTCCTGATATGCCAATCAATGCAGATGTTCATGAGTTCATCGAGAGAATGCTTAAGATGGATTATGAGCCACAGGATTCCCACAAGGATTGGGTGAAGTGGTGTAGAACAATGGTAGAGAAGTATCCAGCTTGTTTGCCAGAGTATCATCATGATTCAAAGGATGAATTATTAAATCCTTACGTATTTGTAGATACACTTTTCGATTGCATGGATGCAAAGGATGTAATGACACTTGGTAATGGTAGTGCGTGCGTAATGCCATTTGCTGGTGCAAAGATTAAGCAGGGACAGAGAATGTTTACAAACTCTGGTTGTGCTGCCATGGGTTATGGTATGCCAGCTGCTCTTGGTGCAGCCATCGCTACAGAAGCAAATAACGGAAGAGTTGTTTGCGTTGATGGTGACGGTAGCTTAATGATGAATCTTCAGGAGCTGGCTACAATTGCTTACAACAAGTGCAATGTTAAGCTCTTTGTATTAAATAACAATGGATACCATTCAATCAGACAGACTCAGAGAAATCTGTTTAAGCCACCTCTTATTGGATTAGATCCTTCAACAGGTGTAGGCTTCCCAGAGTTTGATAAGCTTGCAGATGCTTTTGGATTTAAGTATTTTGAGGTAAATAATGAGCCTGATGTTAGAGCAACTATTGAGTCAGCTTTAGCAGCAGAGGGACCAGTTCTTGTAAACGTAATTGTAGATCCAGATCAGAACTTTGTTCCAAAGCTTTCTAGTAAGGTAATGCCAGATGGAAGCATTGTTTCTCCATCTATGGATGACATGTTCCCATTCCTTCCTAGAGATGAATATGAAAGTAACAGGTATTTGAGATAA
- a CDS encoding aldolase catalytic domain-containing protein gives MRNIKILDCTLRDGGYVNDWEFGHHNICAIFERLVETNVDIIEIGFIDDRRPFDINRSIIPDTKSIEAIYGNIKKRPPMVVGMIDYGTCALENIQPCSESYIDGIRVIFKKHIMHEAMAYCAELKKLGYKVCSQLVSITSYSDEELMELISLVNEVKPYAVSMVDTYGLLDPEWMLHYYDLLDEHVDKSVAIGFHAHNNFQLAYANSRAFLNKETDRDIIVDGTLFGMGKSAGNAPLELVGMYMNQNYGKNYNINQMLEGIDESVMDFFKKTPWGYKTYFYLSAYNRVHPNYVSQMQGKPSLSISDINDLLGKIEPEDTKLLYDKAVAEELYAEFEKTQLDDSKDYVKLEEALKGRDILLVGPGKNIQLQKNRVEKYLADKEPVVISINYIPGAIDVDYVFITKTNRYCDMSDDLLEIKNRDLKVIATSNVTARGDEFMCSFTREKLLEKNESIVDNSFLMLLKILKECGIKNLACAGFDGYSDKEDNYFNPKMEYSFVKQEARHLNNHIREVLNETYADMDIEFVTYSHYMDVEDSHDAAF, from the coding sequence ATGCGAAATATTAAGATACTTGATTGTACACTTAGAGATGGTGGTTATGTTAATGATTGGGAGTTTGGACACCATAATATATGCGCAATTTTTGAACGTTTAGTTGAGACAAATGTGGATATCATCGAGATTGGGTTTATCGATGACAGAAGACCTTTTGATATCAACAGAAGTATCATACCTGATACTAAATCTATAGAGGCAATTTATGGAAACATAAAGAAAAGACCTCCTATGGTGGTAGGTATGATTGATTATGGTACATGTGCTCTTGAAAACATTCAGCCATGTAGCGAAAGCTATATTGATGGTATACGAGTAATTTTCAAAAAGCATATTATGCATGAGGCTATGGCATATTGTGCCGAGCTTAAAAAGCTTGGCTATAAGGTGTGCTCACAGCTTGTATCAATCACAAGCTATAGCGATGAAGAGCTTATGGAGCTTATAAGCCTTGTTAATGAGGTGAAACCATATGCTGTAAGTATGGTAGATACATATGGATTGCTTGATCCAGAGTGGATGTTACATTACTATGACCTACTTGATGAGCATGTGGACAAATCAGTAGCTATTGGCTTCCATGCACATAATAATTTCCAGCTTGCTTATGCAAACAGTAGAGCATTCCTAAACAAGGAAACAGACAGAGATATCATTGTTGATGGTACATTGTTCGGAATGGGCAAGAGTGCAGGAAATGCACCATTAGAGCTTGTTGGAATGTACATGAATCAGAACTATGGAAAGAACTATAACATTAACCAGATGTTAGAGGGAATTGACGAAAGCGTTATGGATTTCTTCAAGAAAACTCCATGGGGCTACAAGACATACTTCTATCTTTCTGCTTATAACAGAGTTCATCCAAATTATGTATCTCAGATGCAGGGCAAGCCAAGTCTTTCTATTTCAGATATTAATGATTTACTTGGCAAGATTGAGCCAGAGGATACAAAGCTTCTTTACGATAAGGCTGTTGCAGAGGAATTATATGCTGAATTTGAAAAAACTCAGCTTGACGATTCTAAGGATTATGTAAAGCTTGAAGAGGCACTCAAGGGAAGAGATATTCTTCTTGTAGGTCCTGGAAAGAATATTCAGCTTCAGAAGAACAGAGTGGAAAAATATCTTGCAGATAAGGAACCTGTAGTTATTTCTATTAACTATATTCCAGGTGCAATTGATGTGGACTATGTGTTTATCACAAAGACAAACAGATATTGTGATATGTCTGATGATTTGCTTGAGATTAAAAATAGAGACCTTAAGGTTATTGCAACAAGTAATGTGACAGCAAGAGGCGATGAGTTTATGTGCTCATTCACTCGCGAAAAGTTGCTTGAAAAGAATGAGAGCATTGTGGATAATTCATTCCTTATGCTTTTAAAGATTCTTAAGGAGTGTGGAATTAAGAATCTTGCTTGTGCTGGCTTTGATGGATACTCAGATAAAGAGGATAACTATTTCAATCCTAAGATGGAGTACTCATTCGTTAAGCAGGAAGCAAGACACTTAAATAACCATATCAGAGAAGTTCTCAATGAGACATATGCGGATATGGATATTGAATTTGTGACTTATTCACATTACATGGATGTTGAAGACAGCCACGATGCAGCATTTTAA